From Deltaproteobacteria bacterium, one genomic window encodes:
- a CDS encoding SDR family oxidoreductase, protein NVGQVNYGAAKAAVALMAVVIGQEMKKYGVTANAIAPLARTRLTVDATPSTAAIMGQKPPEGEFDVFDPRNVSPLVAWLASDDAAEINGQVFRVGGASVWPMRGWHSATRIRGDKKVWEPAALGKRIKEELAKGITAPESLGDVFSGGL, encoded by the coding sequence AACGTCGGGCAGGTGAACTACGGCGCCGCCAAGGCCGCCGTGGCGCTCATGGCGGTCGTCATCGGGCAAGAGATGAAGAAGTACGGCGTCACGGCCAACGCCATCGCGCCGCTCGCTCGGACGCGGCTCACCGTCGACGCCACGCCTTCCACCGCCGCGATCATGGGCCAGAAGCCGCCCGAGGGCGAGTTCGACGTCTTCGATCCGCGCAACGTCTCGCCGCTGGTCGCGTGGCTCGCGAGCGACGACGCCGCGGAGATCAACGGGCAGGTGTTCCGCGTCGGCGGCGCGAGCGTCTGGCCGATGCGCGGCTGGCACTCGGCCACGCGCATCCGCGGCGACAAGAAGGTGTGGGAACCGGCCGCCCTCGGCAAGCGGATCAAGGAGGAGCTGGCGAAGGGCATCACCGCGCCCGAGAGCCTGGGCGACGTCTTCTCCGGAGGGCTGTGA